In one window of Oryzias melastigma strain HK-1 linkage group LG5, ASM292280v2, whole genome shotgun sequence DNA:
- the dyrk3 gene encoding dual specificity tyrosine-phosphorylation-regulated kinase 3: MMIISRKPEGPMSTARHGDGLYDSYMRTDHILKDDADTHSPTGMPTMPKHTVVGNRTLIRDQVSVRGGQLKVKYLYEDSSNNRKINAITTASTQITGSACQTPTKSAPVSGLSKELSTDSTDSSKGSSDSSGPQKAVNGGNSSSSKMCGPLTPDQALRLYRSQLSPMELSEIHSYPDVYFVGPNAKKRPAVAGGSNNSGYDDEQGGYIHVPHDHLAYRYEFLKIIGKGSFGQVAKVYDHKLQQHLALKMVRNEKRFHRQAQEEIRILEHLRKQDRNGTMNVVHMLENFTFRNHICMTFELLSMNLYELIKRNKFQGFSLPLVRKFAHSILQCLEALSRHRIIHCDLKPENILLKQQGRSGIKVIDFGSSCFEHQRVYTYIQSRFYRAPEVILGSRYGLPIDMWSFGCILAELLTGYPLFPGEDEGDQLACVMELLGMPPAKVLEQAKRAKNFINSKGHPRYCGVNTLPTGATVLTGTRSRRGKMRGPPASKDWNVALKGCEDPTFTDFIKKCLDWDPLSRLTPSQALRHPWLYRRLPKPVAVTEKNQGATVKRLPDHHSTSFPSILAKGGPGLGSTPASNKLRSNMLGDSGEAIPLRTVLPKLVS; the protein is encoded by the exons ATGATGATAATAAGCAGAAAACCAGAGGGCCCAATGTCAACAG CACGCCATGGCGACGGCCTGTATGACTCCTACATGAGGACAGACCACATCCTCAAAGACGACGCAGACACACACAGTCCGACTGGGATGCCCACGATGCCCAAACACACG GTTGTGGGGAACAGGACTTTAATTCGGGATCAGGTGTCTGTGAGAGGCGGTCAGCTGAAGGTCAAGTATCTGTATGAAGACTCCTCAAATAACCGAAAGATCAACGCCATAACCACGGCGAGCACTCAGATCACCGGGAGCGCGTGCCAGACTCCCACCAAGTCCGCCCCGGTCTCTGGGTTATCCAAGGAGCTCAGCACGGACAG CACGGACTCCAGTAAGGGTTCCAGCGACTCTTCTGGTCCCCAAAAAGCTGTGAACGGAgggaacagcagcagcagcaagatGTGCGGCCCGCTCACCCCTGACCAGGCTCTGAGGCTGTACAGGTCTCAGCTCAGCCCCATGGAGCTGTCCGAGATCCACTCCTACCCAGACGTCTACTTTGTGGGACCCAACGCCAAGAAGAGGCCGGCTGTTGCTGGAGGGAGCAACAACAGTGGGTATGACGATGAGCAGGGCGGATACATCCATGTTCCCCACGACCACCTTGCTTACCGCTACGAGTTCCTAAAG ATCATCGGTAAGGGGAGCTTTGGCCAGGTGGCTAAAGTCTACGACCACAAGCTTCAGCAGCACCTGGCGCTCAAGATGGTTCGCAACGAGAAGCGTTTCCACCGACAGGCGCAGGAGGAAATCCGCATCCTGGAGCATCTGCGCAAGCAGGACCGCAACGGCACGATGAATGTTGTTCACATGCTGGAGAACTTCACCTTCCGGAACCACATCTGTATGACTTTCGAACTGCTCAGCATGAACTTGTACGAGCTCATCAAGCGCAATAAGTTCCAGGGCTTCAGCCTGCCGCTGGTCAGGAAGTTTGCACACTCCATCCTGCAGTGCCTGGAGGCCCTGAGCCGCCACCGAATCATCCACTGTGACCTGAAGCCCGAGAACATCCTTCTGAAGCAGCAGGGCCGCAGCGGCATTAAG GTGATCGACTTTGGCTCCAGCTGCTTCGAGCACCAGCGGGTCTACACCTACATCCAGTCTCGTTTCTACCGCGCCCCGGAGGTCATCCTGGGTTCGCGGTACGGCCTTCCCATCGACATGTGGAGCTTCGGCTGCATCCTGGCGGAGCTGCTGACCGGGTACCCGCTGTTTCCCGGTGAGGACGAGGGGGACCAGCTGGCCTGCGTCATGGAGCTGTTGGGCATGCCCCCGGCGAAGGTCCTGGAGCAGGCCAAGAGAGCCAAGAACTTCATCAACTCCAAGGGTCACCCCCGCTACTGTGGGGTCAACACGCTGCCAACCGGAGCCACCGTTCTGACGGGAACTCGCTCACGCCGGGGCAAAATGAGAGGCCCCCCGGCCAGCAAGGACTGGAACGTGGCGCTGAAGGGCTGCGAGGACCCCACCTTTACTGACTTCATAAAGAAGTGTTTGGACTGGGACCCCTTATCTCGCCTCACCCCCAGCCAGGCTCTCAGGCACCCCTGGCTGTACCGCCGACTCCCCAAACCCGTAGCCGTGACTGAGAAAAACCAGGGGGCCACTGTGAAACGACTCCCCGACCACCACAGCACCTCCTTCCCCTCCATCCTGGCCAAGGGGGGGCCCGGCCTGGGCTCCACACCAGCCAGCAACAAACTGAGGAGCAACATGTTGGGAGACTCAGGGGAGGCCATACCTCTGCGCACGGTCCTACCCAAACTGGTTTCATAG